A stretch of Castanea sativa cultivar Marrone di Chiusa Pesio chromosome 2, ASM4071231v1 DNA encodes these proteins:
- the LOC142624803 gene encoding uncharacterized protein LOC142624803, whose product MESCRDLPYYTGIMNGNIETPVLVSDSPPEIENASSTKGKRGANFSVEEDQLLVSAWLNTSVDPVASMNRSLFHKLLLDDSDEDEIIEEFVMETSQPKHRRSIRRNHLAGHERLFLDYFAPMPIYPPALFRRRFRMKRSLFLRIQSKVEAHDSYFVQKRNSANKLGLSSLQKIIVALRMLAYGVSGDLVDEYVRIGETTALESLKKFVTAVIDVFSEEYLRKPNNEDIARLLAHGEFSRKDVERAFGVLQAHFTIVRGPARFFYLETLQKIMKACIILHNMIVKDERDDNEVVNLDYEQIDGVDNPPMQVLHEQNDGFLSYIERYGCIRDQDIHFQLQKDLVEHLWQLQGKS is encoded by the exons ATGGAGTCATGTAGGGACCTACCATATTACACGGGTATCATGAATGGGAATATAGAAACTCCTGTGTTAGTTTCTGATTCTCCACCTGAAATTGAGAATGCCTCTTCTACAAAAGGAAAACGGGGCGCTAACTTTAGTGTAGAGGAAGATCAACTCCTAGTGTCAGCATGGCTTAATACTAGTGTTGATCCC GTTGCATCCATGAATCGCTCTTTGTTTCACAAGTTGCTTCTTGATGACTCAGATGAGGATGAGATAATCGAAGAATTTGTTATGGAAACATCACAACCTAAACATCGTCGCTCTATTCGACGTAATCATTTGGCAGGCCATGAGAGGCTTTTTCTTGATTACTTTGCTCCCATGCCAATATATCCACCCGCTTTATTTCGTAGAAGATTTCGGATGAAGCGTTCTCTTTTTCTCCGTATTCAATCTAAGGTAGAAGCTCATGACTCTTACTttgtccaaaaaagaaatagtgcCAACAAACTTGGTTTATCTTCATTACAAAAGATAATTGTTGCACTTAGAATGCTTGCGTATGGAGTATCGGGGGATTTGGTAGATGAGTATGTGCGGATTGGAGAAACTACTGCAttagaaagtttgaaaaaatttgttactgCGGTAATTGATGTTTTCTCTGAGGAATACTTGAGAAAGCCAAACAATGAAGACATTGCTAGACTGTTAGCTCATGGAGAATTTTCCAG GAAGGATGTTGAGCGTGCATTTGGAGTACTTCAAGCACATTTCACAATTGTTCGTGGGCCTGCACGCTTTTTCTATCTTGAAACACTCCAAAAGATCATGAAAGCGTGCATAATTCTCCATAACATGATTGTTAAAGATGAGCGGGATGATAATGAAGTGGTAAACTTGGATTATGAACAAATTGATGGAGTGGATAATCCTCCTATgcaagtgttacatgaacaaaATGATGGATTTCTATCATACATTGAGAGGTATGGATGCATTAGAGACCAAGACATTCATTTTCAACTCCAAAAGGACCTTGTTGAACATTTATGGCAATTGCAAGGCAAGTCGTAG